One segment of Ipomoea triloba cultivar NCNSP0323 chromosome 12, ASM357664v1 DNA contains the following:
- the LOC115998738 gene encoding uncharacterized protein LOC115998738 encodes METNGGKSTGVQTHNSKTSENSNPNIACESLKVSKSPSISKSASKTQKSASKNQSPNPTTTMVSPSPQKKIRQRKFVVAKRNLKKENAEPLKTASVACKCNNGGGHKCLCVAYESLRASQEGFFKYGSEEGIREELKALYEAELTSKQEKENNEKVVIRDLESADGGCGGKDTTEDSSPIIGLDKSESNEHKVFAEMGVSTIKRRRDRLMEEARENVPDAGSGRVMHLVKAFEKLLSIPKSKNTEEKDDKEVEDTMNGLKWALPGLPPPNVSETQVSSSSFCPSDFYLTSESLGLVSRRASSLGSEGSISSRTLGGGRKSRRKSAESAGTHARRQWKRGQPKATSQKPFKLRTEQRGKCKEEEFFKKVKEMMEEEERLRIPIAQGLPWTTDEPERLVKPPAKESTRPTDLVLHSDIRAVERAEFDHQVAEKWNFIEQYKMERERLQKLAEEEEIRRLRKELVPKAQPMPYFDRPFIPRRSEKLPTIPREPRFHIPQHKKIKSCMSWNDMYVQQE; translated from the exons ATGGAAACCAATGGCGGCAAGTCCACCGGAGTTCAAACCCATAACTCAAAAACTTCGGAAAATTCTAACCCGAATATCGCTTGTGAAAGCTTAAAGGTCTCAAAATCGCCTTCCATCTCAAAATCGGCATCGAAAACTCAAAAATCGGCTTCGAAAAACCAGAGTCCTAACCCCACTACCACCATGGTTTCGCCTTCACCGCAGAAGAAGATTAGGCAGAGGAAGTTCGTGGTGGCTAAGCGGAACTTGAAGAAAGAGAATGCAGAACCCTTGAAAACGGCATCAGTGGCTTGCAAGTGCAACAACGGTGGTGGGCACAAGTGTTTGTGCGTTGCTTACGAGAGTCTCAGGGCTTCTCAGGAAGGTTTTTTCAAGTATGGAAGTGAAGAAGGCATCCGGGAGGAATTGAAGGCATTATACGAAGCTGAGCTTACGAGTAAACAAGAGAAGGAGAATAATGAAAAAGTGGTGATTCGAGACCTCGAGAGTGCTGATGGTGGTTGTGGGGGAAAGGATACAACAGAGGATTCTTCTCCGATCATAGGTTTGGATAAAAGCGAATCGAatgagcacaaggtgtttgcTGAAATGGGTGTGTCAACGATCAAGAGAAGGAGAGACAGGCTAATGGAAGAGGCAAGAGAAAATGTACCTGATGCTGGTTCCGGAAGAGTGATGCACTTGGTGAAGGCGTTCGAGAAGCTTCTTTCAATTCCGAAGTCAAAAAATACAGAGGAAAAAGATGACAAGGAAGTAGAAGATACCATGAATGGGTTGAAATGGGCACTGCCTGGCTTACCCCCTCCAAATGTTTCTGAGACACAGGtctcttcatcttcattttgCCCATCTGATTTTTACCTCACCTCAGAGAGTTTAGGCTTGGTTTCACGCAGGGCTTCTTCACTTGGCAGCGAAGGAAG TATTTCAAGCCGGACTTTAGGTGGAGGAAGAAAGAGCAGACGCAAA AGTGCTGAATCAGCAGGGACTCATGCTAGAAGACAGTGGAAGAGAGGGCAACCCAAAGCAACCTCTCAGAAGCCCTTCAAACTCAGAACTGAG CAAAGGGGAAAgtgtaaggaagaagaattcttcaagaaagtaaaagaaatgaTGGAAGAAGAGGAGAGGCTGCGGATACCAATTGCACAAGGTCTTCCATGGACCACAGATGAGCCAGAG CGTTTGGTAAAGCCCCCCGCGAAAGAGAGCACAAGGCCTACAGATCTGGTGTTGCACAGTGATATCAGAGCTGTTGAGAGAGCTGAATTTGACCATCAG GTGGCAGAGAAATGGAACTTCATTGAGCAGTACAAAATGGAAAGAGAGAGACTACAGAAG TTGgctgaggaagaagaaattagAAGGCTGAGAAAGGAGCTTGTTCCAAAGGCTCAACCAATGCCTTACTTTGACAGGCCGTTCATTCCTAGAAG GTCTGAAAAGCTCCCCACAATACCAAGAGAACCCAGATTTCATATTCCTCAGCACAAGAAGATCAAAAGTTGCATGTCTTGGAATGATATGTATGTACAGCAGGAGTGA